One Podarcis muralis chromosome Z, rPodMur119.hap1.1, whole genome shotgun sequence DNA segment encodes these proteins:
- the RPL7A gene encoding large ribosomal subunit protein eL8, with translation MPKGKKAKGKKVAPAPAVVKKQEAKKVVNPLFEKRPKNFGIGQDIQPKRDLTRFVKWPRYIRLQRQRAILYKRLKVPPAVNQFTQALDRQTATQLLKLAHKYRPETKQEKKQRLLARAEQKAAGKGDVPTKRPPVLRAGVNTVTTLVENKKAQLVVIAHDVDPVELVVFLPALCRKMGVPYCIIKGKARLGRLVHRKTCTCVAFTQVNPEDKGALAKLVEAVKTNYNERYDEIRRHWGGNLLGPKSVARIAKLEKAKAKELATKLG, from the exons ATG CCCAAGGGGAAGAAGGCCAAGGGGAAGAAGGTGGCTCCGGCCCCTGCCGTGGTCAAGAAACAGGAGGCCAAGAAGGTTGTAAATCCTCTCTTTGAGAAAAGGCCCAAGAACTTCGGCATTG GGCAGGACATTCAGCCCAAACGGGACCTGACTCGCTTTGTGAAATGGCCTCGTTATATCAGACTTCAGCGCCAAAGAGCCATCCTCTACAAAAGGCTGAAGGTGCCTCCAGCAGTTAACCAGTTCACTCAAGCATTGGACCGCCAGACAG CTACTCAGCTTCTGAAATTGGCCCACAAATACAGGCCTGAGACgaagcaagagaagaagcagAGGCTGCTGGCCCGTGCAGAGCAAAAGGCTGCAGGGAAAGGCGACGTCCCTACCAAGAGGCCTCCTGTGCTCAGAGCAG GTGTCAACACCGTTACAACTCTGGTGGAGAACAAGAAGGCACAGCTGGTGGTGATCGCACACGATGTAGACCCCGTTGAG CTGGTAGTTTTCCTGCCTGCCTTGTGCAGAAAAATGGGAGTGCCCTATTGCATCATcaaaggcaaggcaaggctggGCCGCCTTGTCCACCGAAAGACCTGTACCTGTGTTGCCTTCACTCAGGTTAATCC CGAGGACAAGGGAGCTCTAGCTAAACTCGTGGAAGCTGTCAAGACCAACTACAATGAGAGATACGATGAG ATTCGTCGTCACTGGGGCGGCAATCTTCTGGGGCCGAAGTCAGTGGCCCGCATTGCTAAGCTTGAAAAAGCCAAGGCTAAAGAACTGGCCACTAAACTTGGATAG